The following coding sequences are from one Arcobacter nitrofigilis DSM 7299 window:
- a CDS encoding DUF2116 family Zn-ribbon domain-containing protein, whose translation MSNCPYCGKKIPMNKAFCSKSCKENYFQMVAIQIPQPFLKRIFIFCTLEQREIEIENFAKRHGWEHELVKKKINDYAIKFGYEE comes from the coding sequence ATGTCAAATTGCCCATACTGTGGTAAAAAAATACCTATGAATAAAGCTTTTTGTTCTAAAAGCTGTAAAGAGAACTATTTTCAAATGGTTGCAATACAAATTCCTCAACCTTTTTTAAAAAGAATATTTATATTTTGTACCTTAGAACAAAGAGAGATAGAGATTGAGAATTTTGCAAAAAGACATGGTTGGGAGCATGAACTTGTTAAAAAGAAGATTAATGATTATGCAATTAAATTTGGCTATGAAGAATAA
- a CDS encoding chemotaxis protein CheW: protein MNNQLINYKGIELKQDLLQYFKHMFLVEEYREELVSLSKSWDNLSLLSNFGNNSANINETKNNFSKLTSKLLNHLSNELLEKTIRQMKFKSQISIDILIRNLYERTADIGFLSTDKDIREFLENNKNKYDNDFTDNVKILRNRFLEYTQKYSVYYNIVLMDTKGNILVQLDKSEKISKSEDEILELSLSSNDYVESFKFHDFIPSKKKSLVYASKVTKTNDPNSESIGVLCLCFKFQDEMKGIFNNLKETKNKECLTILDKDGVVIATSDKYHVNLGTVLDFNPNSKFSFISHGGRDYLVKTCKTNGYQGYFGQEWYGHILLPLDYAFVEEDDNLNIDQDILLAILQGGERFSDELKKIPLEANNIQENLNRLVWNGNLNRGNQDKSELTKSFSRALLNEISLTGEKTKKIFDLSIANLTKTIILNNATYVASLMVDIMDRNLYERANDCRWWALTQDFKDVLTSSSIDKTNNSKLTEILSYINSLYTVYTNLFIYDKNGIILAVSKEEEKHLVGMQLNDNTLENTMKITDNNDYFVSNFKRTKFYNDDYTYIYYSSIKSNENVVGGIGVVFDSKVELKAMLEESIPNFKSSVDEKRFGVFTDKKGLIISSTNEDLEVGTTLDIDLKFFNMVNGESHSEIIVYNGNYYAIGIKCSQGYREYKVADNYSNDIFAIFFSYISSADLRISHNKEIFKEISGNKLEDTQEIGTFFIGGKWLGIEIENLIEVVSIVKLDLSPTMNNDHYFKGTIIYNNSAVGVIDIKNFLDEKVEDEYKEVVIIKHFDKDSENYIGILVNELGDIPEVPKSRIKKIDNYLLGNCTLINSVIVPLEGSKDDKLLSILDIEMLKNNLIE, encoded by the coding sequence ATGAATAATCAACTTATTAACTATAAAGGAATCGAGCTAAAACAGGATTTACTCCAATATTTTAAACATATGTTTTTAGTGGAAGAGTATAGAGAAGAATTAGTATCATTATCAAAAAGTTGGGATAATTTATCATTATTAAGTAACTTTGGGAATAACAGTGCAAATATAAATGAGACAAAAAATAATTTTTCAAAATTGACTTCAAAATTATTAAATCATCTATCAAACGAACTTTTAGAAAAAACAATTAGACAAATGAAATTTAAATCACAAATCTCTATTGATATTCTTATTAGAAATCTTTATGAAAGAACTGCAGATATTGGATTTTTATCAACAGACAAGGACATAAGAGAATTTTTAGAAAACAATAAAAATAAATATGATAATGATTTTACTGATAATGTAAAAATATTAAGAAATAGATTTTTAGAATATACGCAAAAGTATAGTGTATATTATAACATTGTATTAATGGATACAAAAGGTAATATTTTAGTTCAACTAGACAAAAGTGAAAAAATAAGTAAATCTGAAGATGAGATTCTTGAGCTATCACTAAGTAGCAATGATTATGTTGAGTCATTTAAATTTCATGATTTTATTCCAAGCAAAAAGAAAAGTTTAGTCTATGCTTCTAAAGTTACAAAAACTAATGATCCAAATTCCGAGTCAATTGGAGTTTTGTGTTTATGTTTTAAGTTTCAAGATGAGATGAAAGGTATTTTTAATAACTTAAAAGAGACAAAAAATAAAGAGTGTTTAACAATTTTAGATAAAGATGGAGTAGTAATTGCTACTAGTGATAAATATCATGTGAATTTGGGTACAGTTTTAGACTTTAACCCAAATAGTAAATTCTCTTTTATTTCCCATGGAGGTAGAGATTATTTAGTCAAAACGTGTAAAACAAACGGTTATCAAGGTTATTTTGGGCAAGAATGGTATGGTCATATTTTGCTTCCTTTAGACTATGCTTTTGTTGAAGAAGATGATAATTTAAATATTGATCAAGATATATTATTGGCAATTTTACAAGGTGGAGAGAGATTTAGTGATGAACTAAAAAAAATCCCACTTGAAGCAAATAATATCCAAGAAAATTTAAATAGATTAGTTTGGAATGGAAATCTAAATCGAGGGAATCAAGATAAAAGTGAATTAACAAAAAGCTTTTCAAGGGCACTTTTAAATGAGATAAGTCTAACTGGAGAGAAAACTAAAAAAATATTTGATTTATCTATTGCCAATCTAACTAAAACAATTATATTAAATAATGCAACTTATGTTGCTTCTTTGATGGTAGATATTATGGATAGAAATTTATATGAAAGAGCAAATGATTGTAGATGGTGGGCTTTAACTCAAGATTTTAAAGATGTCTTAACATCTAGTTCTATAGATAAGACTAATAATAGTAAATTAACAGAGATATTAAGTTATATCAATAGTCTTTATACGGTTTATACAAATCTATTTATTTATGATAAAAATGGAATTATTCTTGCTGTTTCTAAGGAAGAAGAGAAACATTTAGTTGGAATGCAATTAAATGATAATACCCTTGAAAATACAATGAAAATAACTGACAATAATGATTATTTTGTGTCAAATTTTAAAAGAACAAAATTCTATAATGATGATTATACTTACATTTATTACTCTTCTATCAAATCAAATGAGAATGTTGTAGGTGGTATTGGTGTAGTTTTTGATTCAAAAGTTGAATTAAAAGCTATGCTTGAAGAATCAATTCCAAATTTTAAATCATCAGTTGATGAAAAAAGATTTGGTGTATTTACTGATAAAAAAGGATTAATAATCTCTTCCACAAATGAAGACTTAGAAGTAGGAACAACCTTAGATATTGATTTAAAATTTTTTAATATGGTAAATGGAGAGTCTCATAGTGAAATAATAGTTTACAATGGTAACTATTATGCTATTGGAATAAAATGCTCGCAAGGATACAGAGAATATAAAGTTGCTGATAATTATTCAAATGATATTTTTGCAATATTTTTCTCTTATATTAGTTCAGCAGATTTGAGAATTTCTCATAATAAAGAAATATTTAAAGAAATTAGTGGAAACAAATTAGAAGATACTCAAGAAATAGGAACTTTTTTCATAGGAGGAAAGTGGCTAGGTATTGAAATAGAAAATTTAATTGAAGTTGTGAGTATCGTTAAATTGGATTTGTCTCCCACAATGAATAATGATCACTATTTTAAAGGAACCATAATTTATAATAATTCTGCCGTTGGGGTGATAGATATTAAAAATTTTTTAGATGAAAAAGTTGAAGATGAATATAAAGAAGTTGTTATTATAAAACATTTTGACAAAGATAGTGAGAACTACATAGGTATATTAGTAAATGAACTAGGTGATATTCCTGAGGTTCCAAAATCTAGAATCAAGAAGATTGATAATTATTTATTAGGAAATTGTACATTAATAAATTCTGTAATAGTTCCTCTTGAGGGTTCAAAAGATGATAAGTTATTATCAATACTTGATATTGAGATGTTAAAAAATAATTTAATAGAATAA
- the ychF gene encoding redox-regulated ATPase YchF, whose protein sequence is MGLGVGIVGLPNVGKSTTFNALTKAQNAEAQNYPFCTIEPNKAIVPVPDKRLDALAKIVIPDKIQYSTIDFVDIAGLVRGASKGEGLGNQFLSNIREVEMILHMVRCFEDGNITHVEGDVNPLRDIEIIETELIYADISQLEKKIDRLKKQAKTSKEAAASLVVAEELFKHLEELNPVKTFEKIEDDVFVALDKELRFLSNKDVIYGANVDEDSLADGGNKFVEILKEHAASVNADVIMLCAKIEEELVGLEDEEAQEFLTDLGVEESGLEQIIHKAFDKLGLQSYFTAGKVEVRAWTIRKNTKAPQAAAVIHNDFEKGFIKAEVIAYEDFVSLGGEAKCKEAGKLKLEGKDYVVQDGDVMHFRFNV, encoded by the coding sequence ATGGGATTAGGTGTAGGAATAGTAGGACTTCCAAATGTAGGTAAATCGACAACTTTTAATGCTTTGACAAAAGCACAAAATGCAGAGGCACAAAATTATCCATTTTGTACTATTGAGCCAAATAAAGCAATTGTTCCAGTACCTGATAAAAGATTAGATGCGTTAGCAAAAATTGTTATCCCTGATAAAATTCAATACTCAACAATTGACTTTGTAGATATTGCTGGACTTGTAAGAGGTGCTTCAAAGGGCGAGGGATTAGGAAATCAATTTTTATCTAATATTAGAGAAGTTGAAATGATCTTACATATGGTTAGATGTTTTGAAGATGGAAATATCACTCATGTGGAAGGTGATGTAAATCCTTTAAGAGATATTGAGATAATCGAAACTGAGCTTATTTATGCAGATATTTCACAATTAGAGAAAAAAATAGATAGACTTAAAAAACAAGCAAAAACTTCAAAAGAAGCAGCAGCCTCTTTAGTAGTTGCAGAAGAGTTATTTAAACATTTAGAAGAGTTAAATCCTGTAAAAACTTTTGAAAAAATAGAAGATGATGTTTTTGTTGCTTTAGATAAAGAACTTAGATTTTTGTCAAATAAAGATGTTATTTATGGAGCAAATGTTGACGAAGATTCATTAGCAGATGGTGGAAATAAATTTGTTGAGATCTTAAAAGAGCATGCTGCTTCAGTAAATGCAGATGTTATTATGCTTTGTGCAAAAATTGAAGAAGAATTAGTTGGTTTAGAAGATGAAGAAGCACAAGAGTTTTTGACAGATTTAGGTGTTGAAGAGTCTGGATTAGAACAAATTATTCATAAAGCATTTGATAAACTTGGACTTCAATCATATTTTACAGCAGGGAAAGTAGAAGTGCGAGCTTGGACTATTAGAAAAAACACAAAAGCACCACAAGCAGCAGCTGTTATTCATAATGACTTTGAAAAAGGTTTTATAAAAGCTGAAGTTATTGCTTATGAAGATTTTGTATCTTTAGGTGGTGAAGCTAAGTGTAAAGAAGCAGGAAAACTAAAACTTGAAGGAAAAGATTACGTAGTTCAAGATGGTGATGTTATGCATTTTAGGTTTAATGTCTAA
- the recO gene encoding recombination protein RecO: MQGYIIDIKSVRDDDLIVTILTDDSIYTTYRFYGGRHSTVNVGYKIDFELESNLKSTMPRLKDVLQISFNWIFVKEKLYCWQRFLKLFYPHLKDVEDIDDFYFNLLEELAHKLIKQDAKRAICETYIKLLEHEGRLHSEYICLLCEQKIENEISLVRSFHPVHPNCTYSKKFEFYKIDELFKEKSLIFLDDEEVEYIWQILLQGI; encoded by the coding sequence ATGCAAGGTTATATAATCGATATAAAATCTGTAAGAGATGATGACTTAATAGTTACTATTCTTACAGATGATAGTATTTATACTACATATAGATTTTATGGAGGAAGACACTCTACCGTTAATGTTGGATATAAGATTGATTTTGAATTAGAATCAAATTTAAAAAGCACAATGCCTAGACTAAAAGATGTACTTCAAATAAGTTTCAATTGGATTTTTGTAAAAGAGAAGCTTTATTGTTGGCAAAGATTTTTAAAACTTTTTTATCCCCATTTAAAAGATGTGGAAGATATAGATGATTTTTATTTTAATTTATTAGAAGAACTGGCTCACAAACTTATAAAACAAGATGCCAAACGAGCTATTTGTGAAACTTATATAAAACTACTAGAACATGAAGGAAGACTCCATAGTGAATACATTTGTCTACTTTGTGAACAAAAAATAGAAAATGAAATTTCACTAGTGAGAAGTTTTCATCCAGTACATCCAAATTGTACTTATTCAAAAAAGTTTGAATTTTACAAAATAGATGAACTTTTTAAAGAAAAATCACTAATTTTCTTAGATGATGAAGAAGTTGAATATATTTGGCAAATTCTACTTCAAGGTATATAA
- the dksA gene encoding RNA polymerase-binding protein DksA: protein MLKEEHIEELKNKLLEKKEKLLQETTSSQGFIEELHRDTKGDETDFAELSTDTYNLSILREKQIEELREIEHALKKIENGTYNICEMCDEPVGIKRLRAKPHARFCIYCRPIYEKEQKS, encoded by the coding sequence ATGTTAAAAGAAGAGCATATAGAAGAGTTAAAAAACAAACTTTTAGAGAAAAAAGAAAAACTACTTCAAGAAACAACATCAAGTCAAGGTTTTATTGAAGAACTTCATCGTGACACAAAAGGAGATGAGACAGATTTTGCGGAGCTTTCAACTGATACATATAATTTAAGTATTCTTAGAGAAAAGCAAATTGAAGAGTTAAGAGAGATTGAACACGCTTTAAAAAAGATTGAGAATGGCACTTATAATATTTGTGAAATGTGCGATGAACCAGTGGGAATAAAAAGACTTAGAGCTAAACCACATGCTAGATTTTGTATATATTGTAGACCGATTTATGAAAAAGAACAAAAATCCTAG
- a CDS encoding SIMPL domain-containing protein, which yields MKKILILTTFLGICTIASATTISLNETFTSTAKTSSYKINVSAENQSLSFDTIQNNMESILKKVKDLKENKNLECNGGKYSINPNVIYINNKRETKGYVSNINFTCTYNDTKSLNKFINYLNKSNINKISIGTSNPILTEEEITNSYRKLENQAYTFAIDYAKNLEKLFSNKTCSIKDINISKDQRYTPVLRNTLMESSALSKTSSITKPIDDSLEVKINANYTFLCE from the coding sequence ATGAAAAAGATACTAATACTAACAACATTTTTAGGCATATGCACAATTGCTAGTGCAACAACAATATCGCTAAATGAAACTTTTACGAGCACTGCAAAAACAAGTAGCTATAAAATTAATGTTTCAGCAGAAAATCAAAGTCTTAGTTTTGACACTATACAAAATAATATGGAATCAATACTAAAGAAAGTAAAAGATTTAAAAGAGAATAAAAATTTAGAGTGTAATGGTGGTAAATACTCAATAAATCCAAATGTTATTTATATTAATAATAAAAGAGAGACAAAAGGATATGTCTCTAATATAAATTTTACTTGTACATATAATGATACCAAAAGTTTAAACAAGTTTATAAATTATTTAAATAAATCAAATATCAATAAAATATCAATAGGTACTTCTAATCCAATTCTTACAGAAGAAGAAATAACAAATTCATATAGAAAATTAGAAAATCAAGCTTACACTTTTGCAATTGATTATGCAAAAAATTTAGAAAAATTATTTTCTAATAAAACTTGTAGCATTAAAGACATTAATATTTCTAAAGATCAAAGATATACACCTGTACTTAGAAATACTCTTATGGAATCTTCAGCATTGAGTAAAACATCTAGTATCACAAAACCTATTGATGATTCTCTAGAAGTTAAAATAAATGCGAATTATACTTTTCTTTGTGAATAA
- a CDS encoding type II toxin-antitoxin system HipA family toxin → MDKLNVKVNSNSSGNLIKEDNEFIFSYDCEEKNNFISLLMPVRSKPFIHNKLHPIFEMHLPEGYLLSIIKKHFSKLTKTDDFGLLKVMSNSIKGRLSYESNFIKADDSLSLDDLLHTKKDNLFDELVTKFALNSALSGVQPKVLALIKNKTTLKVDDYIVKSWGTDYKELALNEYYCMEIVRRSNIEVPEFYISDDEKLFIMKRFDKVDDKYIGFEDMCVLMGKQRDDKYEGSHEQIVKTIKTFVSPQHKKSSLIQFFKMTYLNFLLKNGDAHLKNFGLIYTGIDDIQLAPAYDVVSTTVYIKNDIPALLLLGSKKWWDNKYIERFGIQTCDLTKKEINEAISECDNAIKIVKNQLSIRLESESNEDKKELLKKLIDCFI, encoded by the coding sequence ATGGATAAATTAAATGTAAAAGTAAATTCAAATTCTAGTGGAAACTTAATAAAAGAAGATAATGAATTTATATTCTCATATGATTGTGAAGAAAAAAACAATTTTATCTCTTTACTTATGCCTGTAAGAAGTAAGCCATTTATCCATAATAAACTTCACCCTATTTTTGAAATGCATTTGCCAGAAGGTTACCTATTATCAATTATTAAAAAACATTTCTCAAAACTCACAAAAACCGATGATTTTGGCTTACTAAAAGTTATGTCAAACTCAATAAAAGGTAGGCTTTCTTATGAATCAAATTTTATTAAAGCTGATGATAGTTTAAGTCTTGATGATTTATTACATACAAAAAAAGATAACCTTTTTGATGAATTAGTAACTAAATTTGCACTAAACTCAGCACTAAGTGGAGTTCAGCCAAAAGTTTTAGCCCTAATTAAAAATAAAACAACTTTAAAAGTTGATGATTACATTGTCAAATCTTGGGGTACAGATTATAAAGAACTTGCTTTAAATGAGTACTACTGCATGGAAATTGTTAGAAGATCAAACATTGAAGTTCCAGAGTTTTATATATCTGATGATGAAAAGCTTTTTATTATGAAACGATTTGATAAAGTTGATGATAAATATATTGGCTTCGAAGACATGTGCGTTTTAATGGGTAAACAAAGAGATGATAAATATGAAGGATCTCATGAACAAATAGTAAAAACAATTAAAACTTTTGTTTCACCGCAGCACAAAAAATCTTCACTTATTCAATTTTTTAAAATGACTTATTTAAATTTTTTATTAAAAAATGGTGATGCTCATCTCAAAAACTTTGGGCTTATTTACACAGGAATAGATGACATACAATTAGCACCAGCATATGATGTAGTATCAACTACAGTATATATTAAAAATGATATTCCAGCATTATTACTTCTTGGCAGTAAAAAATGGTGGGACAACAAGTATATAGAAAGATTTGGTATACAAACATGTGATCTAACAAAAAAAGAAATTAATGAAGCAATAAGTGAATGTGACAATGCAATAAAAATTGTAAAAAATCAACTGTCAATTAGATTAGAAAGTGAATCAAATGAAGATAAAAAAGAGCTATTAAAAAAACTAATAGATTGTTTTATATAA
- a CDS encoding sensor histidine kinase: protein MSTKNEKTILKIIKYSPPILIIFISTFLIIFIYIEYNTTYLQEKKIMEKEFIKFNKEIVKNNVDVAYNTILEIKKNTEIELKKSIKQRVYEAIDIANRIYNENKDTKDKQTIKKMIKDALIDIRFNEGRGYYYIYSFDYICELLPLDKSLEGKSFYNYQDSNGKYLIRDMIKQLKLDNEGFMTWYYHKPNDMKNNYKKIGFNVYFKPLDWFIGTGEYVDDYEESAKKSALGYLKSLRYLNNNYIFAIDYDGTYLFHIKKEVVGQNVFKFDDVRYDKNLAIKISDIVENGTEGYITYIQNKKPDTNKPTKKTSFIKIVPSWNWIIGQGFYDDRFEKTLEEKKLFLEKKFTNYISNIIIFSALLIFILLFVSILISKILQKKFQKYKNDIKIYVNENNKQRDILAHQSKMTAMGDMIANIAHQWRQPLSVITTAASGVKVNNELNLLESDSLNKSMDLIVEQSLFLSHIIEDFKDFLNSKNEKTYFNIERVVDKAINLAYGKFENNEFEIIKDIDNIQMENFENQLLQILINILKNSFDQFEKIVGKRLLFISVKAKNNKVKILIKDNAGGIQKDIIERIFEPYFTTKHQYQGTGMGLYMIEEIVRKHMHGNIFVTNDEYEYENIIYKGANFHIEIPLKCEISNK from the coding sequence ATGAGTACTAAAAATGAAAAAACCATACTTAAAATTATAAAATATTCTCCTCCTATTTTAATCATATTTATTTCAACTTTTTTAATTATTTTTATATATATTGAATATAATACTACTTACTTACAAGAAAAAAAAATAATGGAAAAAGAGTTTATTAAGTTTAATAAAGAAATTGTAAAAAATAATGTTGATGTAGCTTATAATACTATTTTAGAAATAAAAAAAAATACAGAGATAGAACTAAAAAAATCAATTAAACAAAGAGTATATGAGGCTATAGATATAGCCAATAGAATTTATAATGAAAACAAAGATACAAAAGATAAACAAACTATTAAAAAAATGATAAAAGATGCTTTGATTGATATTCGATTCAATGAAGGAAGAGGGTATTATTATATCTATTCATTTGATTATATATGTGAATTACTACCCCTTGATAAATCTTTAGAAGGAAAGAGTTTTTATAATTACCAAGATAGTAATGGTAAATATTTAATTAGAGATATGATTAAACAGCTTAAACTTGATAATGAAGGTTTTATGACTTGGTATTATCATAAACCAAATGACATGAAAAATAACTATAAAAAAATAGGCTTTAATGTTTACTTTAAACCTTTAGATTGGTTTATTGGTACAGGTGAATATGTAGATGACTATGAAGAGAGTGCAAAAAAATCTGCTTTGGGATATCTTAAAAGTTTAAGATATCTTAATAATAATTATATTTTTGCAATAGATTATGATGGGACATATTTATTTCATATAAAAAAAGAGGTAGTTGGTCAAAATGTTTTTAAATTTGATGATGTAAGATATGATAAAAATCTTGCAATTAAAATTAGTGATATTGTAGAAAATGGGACAGAAGGGTATATTACTTATATTCAAAATAAAAAGCCAGATACTAATAAACCTACAAAAAAAACAAGTTTTATAAAAATAGTACCTTCTTGGAATTGGATTATCGGACAAGGATTTTATGATGATAGATTTGAAAAAACTCTAGAAGAGAAAAAACTTTTTTTAGAGAAAAAATTTACAAACTATATTTCAAATATAATTATTTTTAGTGCTTTATTGATATTTATTTTATTGTTTGTTTCGATACTAATTTCAAAGATTTTACAAAAAAAGTTTCAAAAATATAAAAATGATATAAAAATATATGTTAATGAAAATAATAAACAACGAGATATCTTAGCACATCAAAGTAAAATGACTGCAATGGGAGATATGATTGCGAATATTGCTCATCAATGGAGACAGCCCTTATCTGTTATAACTACTGCTGCTAGTGGAGTAAAAGTAAATAATGAGTTAAACTTACTAGAAAGTGATAGTTTAAATAAATCTATGGATTTGATTGTTGAACAGTCTTTATTTTTATCACACATAATTGAGGATTTTAAAGACTTCTTAAACTCTAAAAATGAAAAAACATATTTTAATATTGAAAGAGTAGTTGATAAAGCTATAAATTTAGCTTATGGGAAGTTTGAAAATAATGAATTCGAAATTATAAAAGATATAGATAATATTCAAATGGAAAATTTTGAGAATCAATTATTGCAAATTTTAATTAATATTTTAAAAAACTCTTTTGATCAATTTGAAAAAATAGTAGGAAAAAGATTGTTATTTATTTCTGTAAAGGCTAAAAACAATAAAGTAAAGATTTTAATCAAAGATAATGCAGGAGGAATCCAAAAAGATATAATTGAACGAATTTTTGAACCATATTTTACAACAAAACACCAATACCAAGGTACAGGTATGGGTTTATATATGATTGAAGAAATTGTTAGAAAACATATGCATGGAAATATTTTTGTAACAAATGATGAGTATGAGTATGAAAATATAATTTATAAAGGTGCAAATTTCCATATAGAAATACCTCTTAAATGTGAAATAAGTAATAAATAA
- a CDS encoding DUF1826 domain-containing protein: protein MMNEKNLNFAGEWSQAGGMCRHMTQDKQPTVLSDIYQEEINIAIWRREKPASLQYSVKEFLALNPTFQKEMILTPQDALSRVSESFDNNMTEVSEDIAELVDMFCYLFELKQAGMRLKVLDRAMCPKFHVDKVPCRLVTTYQGMATEWLPHELVDQTKLGWSCNGLPDSESGLYKSESDIQQLDCGDVALLKGTLWEGNENAGLVHRSPELIANEKRLILTLDFK from the coding sequence ATGATGAATGAAAAGAATCTCAATTTTGCTGGTGAATGGAGTCAAGCAGGAGGCATGTGCCGACATATGACCCAGGATAAACAGCCAACGGTTTTGAGCGATATATATCAGGAAGAGATCAATATAGCCATTTGGCGGCGTGAGAAACCTGCTAGTTTACAATATTCGGTAAAAGAATTTTTAGCATTGAATCCTACATTCCAAAAGGAAATGATTTTAACACCACAAGATGCGCTTTCGCGTGTTAGTGAATCTTTTGATAACAATATGACCGAAGTTAGCGAAGATATTGCTGAGCTTGTGGATATGTTTTGTTATTTATTTGAACTTAAACAAGCAGGCATGCGTTTGAAAGTTTTAGATCGAGCAATGTGCCCTAAATTTCATGTGGACAAAGTGCCTTGCCGTCTTGTGACAACCTATCAAGGTATGGCAACAGAATGGTTGCCTCACGAGTTGGTTGATCAAACAAAACTGGGGTGGAGTTGTAACGGCTTGCCTGACAGTGAATCTGGCCTTTACAAAAGCGAAAGTGATATCCAACAACTAGATTGTGGCGATGTTGCATTGCTCAAAGGTACGCTTTGGGAAGGTAATGAAAATGCAGGCTTAGTCCACCGTTCACCAGAATTGATAGCCAATGAAAAGCGTTTGATATTAACTTTAGATTTTAAGTAG
- the ribA gene encoding GTP cyclohydrolase II yields MVSSKIANLPTKYGTFDIKAYKDGSQEHLAIMSKNFSEIEIPIVRIHSECLTGDAIGSLKCDCNNQLDLALELISAQGGLVIYHRQEGRNIGLVNKINAYNLQDQGFNTVEANLKLGFKEDERDYKAVEFILKDLGLKKMRLITNNPRKINFFENSEIEIVERIPAITKINKFNENYLKTKKDELGHLL; encoded by the coding sequence ATTGTTTCTTCTAAAATTGCAAATTTACCAACAAAATATGGAACTTTTGACATTAAAGCATATAAAGATGGTTCACAAGAACATCTTGCAATTATGAGTAAAAATTTTTCTGAGATAGAAATACCAATAGTAAGAATTCACTCTGAGTGTCTAACTGGCGATGCTATTGGTAGTTTAAAATGCGATTGTAATAATCAACTAGATTTGGCATTAGAGCTAATTTCAGCTCAAGGTGGTCTTGTTATTTATCATAGACAAGAAGGAAGAAATATTGGATTAGTGAATAAAATAAATGCTTATAATCTTCAAGACCAAGGATTTAACACAGTAGAAGCGAATTTAAAACTAGGCTTTAAAGAAGATGAAAGAGATTATAAAGCAGTTGAATTTATACTAAAAGATTTAGGTCTAAAAAAGATGAGACTTATTACAAATAATCCAAGGAAAATTAACTTTTTTGAAAATAGTGAAATAGAGATTGTTGAAAGAATCCCTGCAATCACGAAAATAAATAAATTTAATGAAAATTATTTAAAAACAAAAAAAGATGAACTGGGGCATCTACTTTAA
- a CDS encoding helix-turn-helix domain-containing protein, with translation MNFGELGKELALLRKSRGISQKTISSDLNISRATISNFENGTSSDIGLKKVLQLTDYLGQELVIKEKSLFPVFEDIVNG, from the coding sequence ATGAATTTTGGTGAACTTGGCAAAGAGTTGGCACTTTTAAGAAAAAGTAGAGGTATTTCTCAGAAAACTATCTCTAGTGATTTAAATATTTCAAGAGCAACTATCAGCAATTTTGAAAATGGAACCAGTAGTGACATTGGCCTTAAAAAAGTTTTGCAATTGACTGACTATCTAGGACAAGAGTTAGTTATAAAAGAAAAATCACTATTCCCTGTATTTGAGGATATTGTAAATGGATAA
- a CDS encoding amidohydrolase family protein translates to MPNLLPPITTKKALLSYKQRIKESCKEDIFTPYVTIFFQVDYSYSFLEDIKDEIIAVKLYPFRVTTNSETGVSSMDVETLRPTLETMSKLGIPLCVGFGTFFKFKINLLNYYIISLTISYRPKTMSALINDIFYLYKTIY, encoded by the coding sequence ATGCCAAATCTACTTCCACCAATTACTACAAAAAAGGCTTTATTATCATATAAACAAAGAATCAAAGAGTCTTGTAAAGAAGATATTTTTACTCCCTATGTTACGATTTTTTTTCAAGTGGATTATTCATACTCATTTTTAGAAGATATAAAAGATGAGATAATTGCTGTAAAACTTTATCCTTTTAGAGTAACAACAAATAGTGAAACAGGTGTATCTTCAATGGATGTTGAAACTTTAAGACCAACACTTGAAACAATGAGTAAATTGGGAATTCCTTTATGTGTAGGTTTTGGAACTTTCTTTAAGTTCAAAATTAATTTATTGAACTATTATATAATTTCATTAACTATCAGTTATAGACCTAAAACTATGAGTGCTCTTATAAATGATATATTTTACTTATATAAAACAATCTATTAG